One part of the Solanum dulcamara chromosome 3, daSolDulc1.2, whole genome shotgun sequence genome encodes these proteins:
- the LOC129881802 gene encoding hydrolase 3-like has product MASDDNEIIAEVDSFYRLYKRGRVERFYDVHGSFYVPPSPQHPSNGVFSKDVTISHHVSARLYLPENISDPQKVPVLVYYHGGGLVMESAIFYWNHNYVNSLASELNVVVVSVEYRLAPEVDVTVIYEDCWTGLQWIASHADKNSSGSNNKDSWLTNFCDFSKVFVAGDSAGGNLVHHMTMRAGKDTLNNDMKITGSIFAYPYFLFPNVEIDKEGLANKIWGYICPPLESGLLSPLDSPLINPLSEKAPSLSGLGCSRILVCMGKKDDIIPLEIGVRFVDGVKESGWDGELVYLEVDDGHVFLTYKPESEEAKPMMKFYNNFVHCK; this is encoded by the coding sequence ATGGCTTCCGATGACAATGAGATAATTGCAGAAGTAGATTCCTTTTACCGACTTTACAAAAGAGGTCGCGTTGAGCGTTTCTACGATGTACACGGTTCTTTCTACGTTCCACCATCGCCACAACACCCATCAAACGGCGTCTTTTCTAAAGACGTCACTATCTCACACCACGTCTCTGCCAGACTCTATCTTCCTGAAAACATTTCCGATCCCCAAAAAGTCCCCGTGTTAGTATACTACCACGGGGGCGGACTTGTCATGGAATCGGCCATCTTCTATTGGAATCACAATTACGTCAACTCTTTAGCTTCTGAGCTAAATGTCGTTGTTGTTTCCGTAGAGTATCGATTAGCCCCAGAAGTTGATGTAACAGTGATTTATGAAGATTGTTGGACTGGACTTCAATGGATCGCTTCACATGCTGATAAAAATTCGTCTGGTAGTAACAATAAAGACTCGTGGTTAACGAATTTTTGTGATTTTAGTAAAGTGTTTGTAGCCGGAGACAGTGCTGGTGGCAATTTAGTGCACCACATGACTATGAGGGCCGGCAAAGATACCTTGAATAATGATATGAAAATTACTGGATCAATTTTTGCTTATCCTTATTTCTTGTTCCCAAATGTAGAAATTGATAAAGAAGGTTTGGCTAACAAGATTTGGGGCTATATTTGTCCACCACTAGAATCTGGGTTATTATCCCCACTTGATAGTCCATTGATTAACCCACTTTCTGAAAAGGCTCCATCTTTATCGGGGCTAGGTTGTTCGAGGATTTTGGTGTGTATGGGAAAAAAAGATGATATAATTCCTTTAGAAATTGGGGTTCGTTTTGTTGACGGTGTGAAGGAGAGTGGATGGGACGGAGAATTGGTGTATCTTGAAGTTGACGATGGACATGTGTTTCTGACATATAAACCTGAATCCGAGGAAGCTAAAcctatgatgaagttttataatAATTTCGTTCATTGCAAGTGA
- the LOC129881803 gene encoding 2-hydroxyisoflavanone dehydratase-like, with product MGHQLLRNKDIQSHYINQLSSKFLYPNQHFYNTSSSNSLYTNYSMANSSDNNNNEIVTEMDGLYRIYKNGRVDRLYDRNDLLTYVPPSLEDPTTGVSSKDVTISPHVSARLYLPKNTTNSTQKLPILVYYHGGGLVLGSAFFHSYQRYLNILVSETNAIAISVEYRLAPEHDVPTIYEDSWTALQWVASHASEKFTNANEDQWLKNYGDFSRLSIFGDSAGGNIVYHMAMRAGKEGGINKNVTINGSILVCPYFLVPLENIEQSVSYKNWIVISSPSEAGLHSPMINPLAEKAPCLSQFGCSRSLLCFAEKDEYIPKEIGIQFVEGLKKSGWKGNLEFIEVEGEGHCFQLANPETEKSQNLIKRFASFIQLK from the coding sequence ATGGGTCATCAACTGCTGAGAAACAAAGACATCCAATCCCATTATATAAATCAACTTTCTTCCAAATTTCTATACCCAAATCAACATTTTTACAATACCTCATCTTCTAATTCTCTCTACACTAATTATTCCATGGCTAATTCCAGtgacaataacaataatgaGATTGTGACTGAAATGGATGGTCTGTACAGAATCTATAAGAACGGTCGAGTCGATCGTTTATATGATAGAAATGATTTATTAACGTACGTACccccatcacttgaagatccaACCACTGGTGTCTCCTCCAAAGATGTCACAATTTCACCACATGTTTCTGCTAGACTTTACCTTCCAAAAAACACAACCAATTCTACCCAAAAACTTCCCATTTTAGTCTATTACCACGGCGGTGGACTGGTTCTTGGATCCGCATTTTTTCACTCGTACCAACGTTACCTCAACATTTTGGTTTCTGAAACGAACGCAATCGCGATTTCAGTAGAGTATCGATTAGCCCCCGAGCATGACGTGCCTACAATTTATGAAGATTCTTGGACTGCACTCCAATGGGTCGCGTCACATGCTAGTGAAAAATTCACTAATGCTAATGAAGACCAGTGGCTAAAAAACTACGGAGACTTTAGTAGATTGTCAATATTTGGCGACAGTGCTGGTGGCAACATAGTTTATCACATGGCCATGAGAGCAGGGAAAGAAGGTGGTATTAATAAAAATGTGACGATAAATGGTTCGATTCTTGTTTGTCCTTACTTTTTGGTTCCACTTGAGAACATTGAACAAAGTGTATCATACAAGAATTGGATTGTTATTAGCTCACCATCAGAAGCTGGGCTTCACAGTCCAATGATTAATCCACTTGCTGAGAAGGCTCCTTGTTTGTCTCAATTTGGATGCTCAAGATCGTTGTTGTGTTTTGCAGAGAAAGATGAGTATATTCCAAAAGAAATTGGGATTCAATTCGTTGAGGGTTTAAAGAAAAGTGGTTGGAAAGGGAATTTGGAGTTCATTGAAGTTGAAGGTGAAGGTCATTGCTTTCAACTAGCTAATCCTGAAACTGAGAAATCTCAAAATTTGATCAAGCGTTTTGCTTCTTTTATCCAACTTaagtaa
- the LOC129882987 gene encoding probable LRR receptor-like serine/threonine-protein kinase At1g67720, translating into MSFFYFSLLFSLFFFPCLSQSLRGVLIDCGAVVDSVVNEQKWLSDTGFVSAGTPKNLTVDVLDYTLSTVRTFPLQNNVFKKFCYEVPVYRGGKYLVRTTYFYGGVNENLNPPVFDQIVDGTFWSPVNTTEDYWHGMSSYYEGIFKAVGKTMSVCLAANSFTDSDPFISALELVLVSDSLYNSTDFNIYGLTLITRSSFGNNGSIIRYPDDEFDRYWGPYGQHSPAESFSHVSVSGIWNHPPAKVFQTRLALHKLEAMELLWPPAPLPNATYYIALYFADDQDSFSGRAFNISINDIVFYPNLNVTSAGMVVFASQWLLSGITKITLTPLFGSNIGPLINAGEVFEVLPLGGKTHTRDVIALEKLKESFKNPPADWNGDPCLPPQYQWTGVTCVGGPRIRVTSLNLTSMGLSGSISPSIARLTALSGIWLANNNLTGSIPDLSSLSFLETLHLEDNQLSGEIPPSLGNIKSLNEIFLQNNNLSGQIPSSLLGKSTMNLRTTPGNPLLSQPPK; encoded by the exons ATgtctttcttctatttctctctccttttctccctttttttctTCCCTTGTCTTTCTCAATCCCTTAGAG GTGTTCTGATTGATTGTGGTGCTGTAGTTGATTCTGTGGTTAATGAGCAAAAGTGGTTGTCGGATACTGGTTTCGTATCAGCAGGAACACCCAAGAATCTTACAGTTGATGTTCTTGATTATACACTGTCAACTGTCCGTACATTTCCACTGCAGAACAATGTTTTCAAGAAATTCTGTTATGAGGTTCCTGTTTATCGTGGAGGGAAATACTTGGTTAGGACAACGTATTTCTATGGTGGGGTTAATGAGAATTTGAATCCTCCTGTGTTTGATCAGATTGTTGATGGAACTTTTTGGAGTCCAGTGAATACAACTGAGGATTATTGGCATGGAATGTCTTCATATTATGAAGGGATTTTTAAGGCTGTAGGGAAGACTATGAGTGTGTGTTTGGCTGCCAATAGTTTTACGGATTCTGACCCTTTTATATCTGCTTTGGAACTTGTTTTAGTGTCGGATTCGTTGTATAATTCTACAGATTTTAACATTTATGGATTGACTTTGATTACAAGGAGCAGTTTTGGAAACAATGGATCAATTATCAG ATATCCTGACGATGAATTTGATCGTTACTGGGGGCCCTATGGACAACATTCTCCTGCAGAAAGTTTCAGTCATGTTTCTGTTTCTGGTATCTGGAATCACCCCCCTGCAAAAGTATTTCAGACACGGTTAGCACTCCATAAGCTCGAAGCTATGGAGTTATTATGGCCTCCAGCACCTCTCCCAAACGCAACATATTATATAGCTCTTTACTTTGCTGATGATCAAGATTCATTCTCAGGAAGAGCTTTCAACATAAGCATAAATGATATAGTGTTTTATCCCAACCTTAATGTTACCTCGGCTGGCATGGTTGTATTTGCAAGTCAGTGGCTTCTGTCTGGTATTACAAAGATAACTTTAACTCCTCTGTTTGGATCAAATATTGGTCCGTTGATTAATGCTGGAGAGGTTTTTGAAGTGTTGCCCCTTGGAGGAAAAACTCATACTCGAGACG TGATAGCTCTGGAAAAATTGAAGGAGAGTTTCAAGAATCCTCCAGCAGATTGGAATGGTGATCCATGTTTACCCCCTCAATACCAATGGACTGGAGTTACATGTGTTGGAGGACCACGAATTCGTGTTACTTCTTT AAACCTAACAAGCATGGGTCTTTCTGGGTCAATTTCACCTAGCATTGCCAGATTGACAGCATTGAGTGGCAT ATGGCTTGCCAATAATAATTTGACGGGATCTATCCCAGATTTGAGCTCATTGAGTTTCCTGGAGACTCT ACACTTGGAAGACAATCAGCTTAGTGGAGAAATTCCGCCATCTCTTGGAAACATTAAGAGCCTTAACGAAAT TTTCTTGCAGAACAATAATTTGTCTGGTCAGATACCAAGTAGTCTTCTCGGAAAATCAACGATGAATCTCAG GACCACACCTGGGAATCCATTGTTGTCACAGCCCCCTAAATGA
- the LOC129881806 gene encoding uncharacterized protein LOC129881806: MVSIEGTIRSDEPTSSPRISFSSEFLDEKDFISITPNAQGEKERKDQQERSTRSTAEFEFLSSKLTNENMITADELFFEGKLRPYWQMHYAEKLNKISLKAEEEILNNTDVMKSKEDTTRPINWFIDEDPSPRPPKCTVLWKELLRLKQKRASSLSPSSSTSSSSSSSSSSLADNEKSKGQAIKEKHVKRIKKGLERCKSETLRVRPVLHVPICSQGKNTALPPLFSLKKKGRAIERI, encoded by the coding sequence ATGGTTTCCATAGAAGGCACCATTAGATCCGATGAGCCAACGTCTAGTCCACGAATTTCCTTCTCTTCAGAATTTCTTGATGAGAAAGACTTCATATCCATTACTCCAAATGCACAAGGTGAGAAAGAGCGAAAAGATCAACAAGAGAGATCAACACGAAGTACAGCTGAATTCGAGTTCCTCTCGAGCAAGTTAACCAACGAAAACATGATCACAGCAGACGAGCTTTTCTTCGAGGGTAAGTTACGTCCCTATTGGCAAATGCATTATGCTGAAAAGCTCAACAAAATTAGTTTAAAAGCTGAAGAGGAAATATTGAACAATACCGATGTCATGAAGAGTAAGGAAGACACTACTAGGCCAATAAATTGGTTTATTGATGAAGATCCTTCTCCTAGGCCACCAAAATGCACTGTTTTATGGAAAGAGTTACTAAGATTGAAACAGAAAAGAGCTTCTTCATTATCACCTTCTTCTTCgacttcttcctcttcttcttcttcttcaagttcacTTGCTGATAATGAAAAAAGCAAAGGGCAAGCAATCAAAGAGAAACATGTGAAGAGGATTAAGAAAGGATTAGAGAGGTGTAAATCAGAAACTTTAAGAGTTAGACCTGTGCTTCATGTGCCAATTTGCTCACAGGGGAAAAACACTGCATTGCCACCTCTGTTTTCACTTAAGAAAAAAGGAAGAGCAATTGAAAGAATTTAG